A region of Pyxidicoccus parkwaysis DNA encodes the following proteins:
- the ogt gene encoding methylated-DNA--[protein]-cysteine S-methyltransferase: protein MAEPLPLRIDRTETPIGELVIVADREGRLRAIDWTDYEARMRQLLRLHYGEGGFELVPEKNPGGLTHVMRRYFSGELGVIEGLRVETAGTPFQRSVWAALRDIPCGTTISYAELARRIGKPAAVRAVGLANGSNPVGIVVPCHRVVGSNGSLTGYGGGIERKRWLLTHEGHAAPQSRLPFAR from the coding sequence ATGGCTGAGCCGCTGCCCTTGCGCATCGACCGGACCGAGACACCCATCGGCGAATTGGTCATCGTCGCGGACCGGGAAGGCCGGCTGCGCGCCATCGACTGGACGGACTACGAGGCGCGCATGCGCCAACTCCTGCGCCTGCACTACGGCGAGGGCGGCTTCGAGCTCGTGCCCGAGAAAAACCCCGGAGGCCTCACCCACGTGATGCGCCGCTACTTCTCCGGGGAGCTCGGCGTCATCGAGGGCCTGCGCGTGGAGACCGCTGGCACACCCTTCCAGCGCTCGGTCTGGGCCGCACTGCGCGACATCCCCTGCGGCACCACCATCTCCTACGCCGAGCTCGCACGCCGCATCGGCAAGCCCGCCGCGGTGCGCGCGGTAGGGCTCGCGAACGGCTCCAATCCGGTGGGCATCGTCGTGCCCTGTCATCGCGTGGTGGGCTCCAATGGCTCGCTCACCGGCTATGGCGGAGGCATCGAGCGCAAGCGCTGGCTCCTGACCCATGAGGGCCACGCCGCGCCCCAGTCGCGTCTACCGTTTGCCCGGTAA
- a CDS encoding DNA-3-methyladenine glycosylase 2, with protein MDLLDRDACYRVLQTRDARFDGRLFVGVTSTGIYCRPICPARTPLSKNCQFYASAAAAQEAGFRPCLRCRPETAPDLASWRGTSNTVSRALAIIADGGLDGGEAGVDELAERLGVGGRQLRRLFKQHLGASPVSVAQTRRVLFAKQLIQETRMPMAEVALAAGFGSVRRFNETFHDLYHRPPSELRRKALTELPAGSEAGVTLRLRYRPPYDWAAMLAYLEARAIDCVERVLGECYQRTVSQDGRLGTVEVRHEPARNNLIVTVRFPSVQALPAILARVRRVFDVGADIETIGAHLSRDPFLAPLLAQRPGLRAPGGWDGFELAVRAILGQQVTVVAARQLACRLVALCGEVLPEEARVPAELSRAFPSPERVASTDLGALGMPSARRASLKALAEAAMADPHLFRPFGTVEEAIARLRSIRGVGEWTAQYIALRALRETDAFPASDVGLLRGASNDAGERPTPEDLLQRAEPWRPWRAYAAQHLWAADAVAGQQTREARHG; from the coding sequence ATGGACCTGCTCGACCGCGACGCGTGCTACCGCGTCCTCCAGACTCGTGATGCCCGGTTCGATGGACGGCTGTTCGTCGGCGTGACGTCGACGGGCATCTACTGCCGGCCCATCTGCCCGGCGCGGACGCCGCTCTCGAAGAACTGCCAGTTCTACGCCTCGGCGGCCGCCGCGCAGGAGGCAGGCTTCCGGCCGTGCCTGCGCTGCCGGCCGGAGACGGCTCCGGACCTGGCCTCGTGGCGGGGCACGTCCAACACCGTGTCCCGGGCGCTGGCCATCATCGCGGACGGCGGGCTCGACGGGGGCGAGGCAGGCGTCGACGAATTGGCCGAGAGGCTGGGCGTGGGCGGGCGCCAGCTCCGCCGGCTGTTCAAGCAGCACCTCGGGGCGTCGCCGGTGTCGGTGGCCCAGACGCGGCGGGTGCTCTTCGCCAAGCAGCTCATTCAAGAGACGCGGATGCCCATGGCGGAGGTGGCGCTCGCGGCTGGCTTTGGCAGCGTCCGGCGCTTCAATGAAACGTTTCATGATTTGTATCACCGCCCGCCGAGCGAGCTGCGACGCAAGGCATTGACGGAGCTGCCGGCGGGCTCCGAGGCCGGGGTGACGCTCCGCCTGCGCTACCGGCCGCCGTATGACTGGGCGGCGATGCTCGCGTACCTGGAGGCGCGCGCCATCGACTGCGTCGAGCGGGTGTTGGGAGAGTGTTACCAGCGGACGGTGTCGCAGGACGGGCGGCTCGGGACGGTGGAGGTACGGCACGAGCCGGCGCGGAACAACCTCATCGTCACCGTGCGGTTTCCCTCGGTGCAGGCGCTGCCGGCCATCCTCGCTCGGGTGCGGCGGGTGTTCGACGTGGGCGCGGACATCGAGACCATTGGCGCGCACCTGTCGAGGGACCCGTTCCTGGCGCCGCTGCTGGCCCAGCGCCCGGGGCTGCGCGCGCCGGGAGGTTGGGATGGGTTCGAGCTCGCGGTGCGGGCCATTCTGGGTCAGCAGGTGACGGTGGTCGCGGCGCGGCAGCTCGCGTGCAGGTTGGTGGCCCTCTGTGGCGAGGTGCTTCCGGAAGAAGCCCGGGTGCCCGCGGAGCTGTCCCGTGCGTTTCCCTCGCCGGAACGGGTGGCCTCGACGGACCTCGGAGCGCTGGGCATGCCCTCGGCGCGGCGGGCGTCACTGAAGGCCCTGGCGGAGGCGGCGATGGCGGACCCGCACCTCTTCCGTCCCTTCGGCACGGTGGAGGAGGCGATTGCGCGACTGCGCTCCATTCGCGGCGTGGGCGAGTGGACGGCGCAGTACATCGCGCTGCGGGCTTTGCGCGAGACGGATGCGTTTCCGGCCAGTGATGTCGGGCTGCTCAGGGGCGCGTCCAACGACGCGGGTGAGCGGCCGACACCCGAAGATTTGTTGCAACGCGCGGAGCCGTGGAGACCGTGGCGAGCGTATGCGGCGCAGCACCTGTGGGCCGCCGATGCGGTGGCGGGTCAGCAGACCCGGGAGGCGCGTCATGGCTGA
- a CDS encoding general secretion pathway protein GspE translates to MARKRIGELLLEQRAISVAQLEAGLAAHRKSGQRLGATLIAQGAITEATLAGALSQALGLPQVDLAAITPEWAAVHLLRARFCEQHDLFPIALESMGGRRQLVVAMADPLNVTAVEEIEFTTGLKVSTRVAALSAVRSAILRYYHKVPVAVANGQGSAAPAPAPRNPVAARPAAPPPKPAAPEAPPPEEVDDEEVIVGEELPPGEKTQRTSLADLIREREEQRKQRRGQASAAKPKPKPAAGGGVLDDLDYLFGQAREDPDRVEELERKFWALMRIMARKGLLSKEEFTRELDDEGEH, encoded by the coding sequence ATGGCGAGGAAGCGCATTGGCGAGCTGCTCCTGGAGCAGCGGGCGATCAGCGTCGCGCAGCTCGAGGCGGGACTGGCCGCGCATCGCAAGTCGGGACAGCGGCTGGGGGCCACGCTCATCGCGCAAGGCGCGATTACGGAGGCCACGCTTGCGGGTGCGCTGAGTCAGGCGCTGGGGCTGCCCCAGGTGGACCTGGCGGCGATCACTCCCGAGTGGGCGGCGGTTCACCTCCTGAGAGCGCGATTCTGCGAGCAGCACGACCTGTTTCCCATTGCCCTGGAGAGCATGGGCGGGCGGCGGCAGCTCGTGGTGGCGATGGCGGATCCTCTCAACGTGACGGCGGTGGAGGAGATTGAGTTCACCACCGGGCTCAAGGTGAGCACGCGCGTGGCGGCGCTGTCGGCGGTGCGCAGCGCGATTCTGCGCTACTACCACAAGGTGCCGGTGGCGGTGGCCAACGGGCAGGGCTCGGCGGCGCCAGCGCCCGCGCCTCGCAACCCGGTTGCGGCAAGGCCCGCGGCGCCTCCTCCGAAGCCAGCGGCCCCGGAGGCTCCGCCTCCCGAGGAGGTCGACGACGAGGAGGTCATCGTCGGAGAGGAATTGCCCCCCGGAGAGAAGACGCAGCGCACGTCCCTGGCGGACCTGATCCGCGAGCGAGAGGAGCAGCGCAAGCAGCGGCGGGGACAGGCGTCGGCGGCGAAGCCGAAACCGAAGCCGGCGGCGGGCGGCGGCGTGCTGGATGACCTGGATTACCTCTTCGGGCAGGCGCGCGAGGACCCGGACCGCGTCGAGGAATTGGAGCGGAAGTTCTGGGCGCTGATGCGAATCATGGCGCGCAAGGGATTGTTGTCGAAGGAGGAGTTCACCCGCGAGCTGGACGACGAGGGCGAGCACTGA
- a CDS encoding MotA/TolQ/ExbB proton channel family protein, whose amino-acid sequence MNLGFLTNLTVLANTGGPERSLFEEIARRWEAGQWGMYPIAVCLVIALSIMVERGIVLFGKASINKEAFLRGLKKHIYAGDLDKAINYVAGQKSTPLTNVIKAGLMNVPKGNDEVQAALDEASLRETPRLEARTGYLAMLGNAAMLAGLLGTVSGLISCFEAVANVNPADKATILANGISEAMNCTGFGLVTAIPSLVAFSVLMGRTQSLINDINETSVSVLNLIVANKDKFKNMNVPTARDEE is encoded by the coding sequence ATGAACCTGGGGTTTCTGACGAATCTGACCGTACTTGCGAACACCGGCGGCCCCGAGCGCAGCCTCTTCGAGGAAATCGCGCGCCGCTGGGAGGCCGGTCAGTGGGGTATGTACCCCATCGCCGTGTGCCTCGTGATTGCGCTGTCCATCATGGTGGAGCGCGGCATCGTCCTCTTCGGCAAGGCCTCCATCAACAAGGAAGCCTTCCTCCGCGGCCTGAAGAAGCACATCTACGCGGGTGATTTGGACAAGGCCATCAACTACGTGGCCGGCCAGAAGTCCACGCCGCTGACCAACGTCATCAAGGCCGGCCTGATGAACGTTCCGAAGGGCAACGACGAGGTCCAGGCCGCCCTGGACGAGGCCAGCCTGCGCGAGACGCCGCGTCTGGAGGCCCGCACCGGCTACCTCGCCATGCTCGGCAACGCGGCGATGCTCGCCGGTCTGCTCGGTACGGTGTCCGGTCTCATCTCCTGCTTCGAGGCCGTGGCCAACGTGAACCCGGCCGACAAGGCGACCATTCTCGCCAACGGTATTTCGGAAGCCATGAACTGCACGGGCTTCGGGCTCGTGACGGCGATTCCCTCGCTGGTGGCCTTCTCCGTGCTGATGGGCCGCACCCAGTCGCTCATCAACGACATCAACGAGACCAGCGTCTCCGTCCTCAACCTCATCGTGGCCAACAAGGACAAGTTCAAGAACATGAACGTCCCGACGGCCCGCGACGAGGAGTAG
- a CDS encoding ExbD/TolR family protein: protein MAGGMDTGQGGKGKKSLDVAINLTAFIDLMAVTISFLIMTAVWTQIGRLQVSQAGGPSTEEQQEEEKTKTVQLSLLITPTELRLTADQSAFDPIPLTKDAKGKTDLTKLVARFKELKAQLPDQSAITLQPEDKVRYEDLVRIIDECIGAGLPQVSVSAAMG from the coding sequence ATGGCCGGCGGAATGGACACAGGTCAAGGTGGCAAGGGCAAGAAGTCGCTCGACGTCGCCATCAACCTGACCGCATTCATCGACCTGATGGCAGTGACCATCAGCTTCCTCATCATGACGGCGGTCTGGACCCAGATTGGCCGGCTCCAGGTCTCCCAGGCGGGAGGCCCCTCCACGGAGGAGCAGCAGGAGGAGGAGAAGACCAAGACGGTCCAACTCAGCCTTCTGATTACGCCCACGGAGCTGCGGCTGACGGCGGACCAGAGCGCCTTCGACCCGATTCCCCTCACCAAGGATGCCAAGGGCAAGACGGACCTGACCAAGCTGGTGGCGCGCTTCAAGGAGCTCAAGGCGCAGCTGCCGGACCAGTCCGCCATCACCCTGCAGCCTGAGGACAAGGTCCGCTACGAGGACCTGGTTCGCATCATCGACGAGTGCATCGGCGCCGGGCTGCCCCAGGTGTCGGTGTCCGCGGCGATGGGCTAG
- a CDS encoding ExbD/TolR family protein, whose product MAIQVPGKRYGKRLQHSKVFGHGGHAKKSGYSDLLITPLVDMFVIIVLFLIANFSATGEVLMMTKDIQLPEAANVKEVEMHPVVMVSGEQVSVSGTIVGRVEDFSKDEYLNIPALEEKLRDMKKQYEDLHAMAKDDEGGFKGDINIQAHKDVEYSIIKRVMFSCATAGYNNINFAVMTIAGDTPANGTTAQVTQ is encoded by the coding sequence ATGGCCATCCAGGTTCCAGGCAAGCGGTACGGCAAGCGCCTCCAGCACTCGAAGGTCTTCGGACACGGCGGGCATGCGAAGAAGAGCGGCTACTCCGACCTTCTCATCACCCCGCTCGTCGACATGTTCGTCATCATCGTGCTCTTCCTCATCGCGAACTTCTCCGCGACGGGCGAGGTGCTGATGATGACGAAGGACATCCAGCTTCCCGAGGCGGCCAACGTCAAGGAAGTGGAGATGCACCCCGTCGTCATGGTGTCCGGCGAGCAGGTCAGCGTGTCCGGCACCATCGTCGGCCGCGTCGAGGACTTCTCCAAGGACGAGTACCTCAACATTCCCGCGCTGGAGGAGAAGCTGCGGGACATGAAGAAGCAGTACGAGGACCTCCACGCCATGGCGAAGGACGACGAGGGCGGCTTCAAGGGTGACATCAACATCCAGGCCCACAAGGACGTGGAGTACTCCATCATCAAGCGGGTGATGTTCAGCTGCGCCACGGCCGGCTACAACAACATCAACTTCGCGGTGATGACCATTGCTGGCGACACGCCGGCCAATGGCACCACGGCCCAGGTGACGCAGTAG
- a CDS encoding HAD family hydrolase, with protein MQLRAVIFDLDGTLVDSVGDIADAMNHALAHHGLPTHPEAAYLRFVGDGVKELVRRAVPVGREDLHAPVLDTWRAYYDAHLVDRTRAYPGIIDMLKALAGTGMRMAVLSNKSDGFVKRLVETLLPGVLFSVVYGERPGVPRKPDPTGALAVAAELGVEPGACGFVGDTAVDMDTARAAGMYGVGVAWGFRSHELEAHGARAVAASAEELLAVLRNPRH; from the coding sequence ATGCAGCTTCGTGCCGTCATCTTCGACCTCGATGGGACCCTGGTGGACTCGGTGGGGGACATCGCGGATGCGATGAACCATGCGCTCGCGCACCACGGCCTGCCCACGCATCCGGAGGCCGCGTACCTGCGCTTCGTGGGCGACGGCGTGAAGGAGCTGGTGCGCCGGGCGGTGCCCGTGGGGCGCGAGGACCTGCACGCGCCGGTGCTGGACACCTGGCGCGCGTACTACGACGCGCACCTCGTCGACAGGACGCGGGCCTACCCCGGCATCATCGACATGTTGAAGGCGCTGGCGGGTACGGGGATGCGGATGGCGGTGCTGAGCAACAAGTCGGACGGCTTCGTGAAGCGATTGGTGGAGACGCTGCTGCCGGGCGTGCTCTTCAGTGTTGTGTATGGAGAGCGGCCGGGCGTGCCTCGAAAGCCGGACCCCACGGGGGCGTTGGCGGTGGCGGCGGAGCTGGGCGTGGAGCCCGGTGCGTGTGGCTTCGTGGGCGACACGGCGGTGGACATGGACACGGCGCGCGCGGCGGGCATGTACGGCGTGGGCGTGGCGTGGGGCTTCCGGAGTCATGAGCTCGAGGCCCATGGGGCGCGCGCGGTGGCGGCCTCCGCGGAGGAGTTGCTCGCGGTGCTGCGCAATCCGCGCCACTGA